The sequence below is a genomic window from Chloroflexota bacterium.
GTCGTCGCTGTCGCAGCCGTCTGCCGTGCGTGCGCCCAGGCGGCCGCGGCTCCCCCAGCGGTTCCGCCACGCTCGACCACGCACCGCGCGCGTAAGCGCCGCGGGAGGAGGCGGCGGGAGCTGGCGCACGGCTGCTGGACGCTCGGTCCGCACGACCGGTGGGTGAGCAAATACGCGGAGCCCTGGGCGGCTGCGCTCAACGGCATCAGGATCAGACTGGAGCGTCCCATGGAGAAGGTGTTCGAGATCTACATCAAGACGACCCCGGGGCGTCTCTGGGAGGCCATCACGGACCCCGACATCCGGAGCAAGTACCAGTTCGGCGGCCGGATCAGCTCGGACTGGACGCCCGGCTCCCGCTTCGAGATGGGTCACCCGAGCGCCGCGGCCCTGCTCGGCGAGGGCGTGAACCTCGAGGTCGATCCGCCCCACCGGCTCGTCCAGAGCATGGTCGCCCTGTGGGGTGAGGACGTGAAGAGCGAGGGGACGTCGCGGGTGACCTGGGAGATCGAGCAGGTCGGCGACTCCTGCCGCCTCATCCTCACCCACGACCAGCTCCGCGAGGG
It includes:
- a CDS encoding SRPBCC family protein; this translates as MAHGCWTLGPHDRWVSKYAEPWAAALNGIRIRLERPMEKVFEIYIKTTPGRLWEAITDPDIRSKYQFGGRISSDWTPGSRFEMGHPSAAALLGEGVNLEVDPPHRLVQSMVALWGEDVKSEGTSRVTWEIEQVGDSCRLILTHDQLREGANEQLYGGWPMILSGLKTWLETGQLLTTPGSLMYG